A genomic region of Aureimonas populi contains the following coding sequences:
- a CDS encoding class II 3-deoxy-7-phosphoheptulonate synthase, with amino-acid sequence MAKNWTPKSWRDKPIMQVPDYPDPAALAETEKRLASFPPLVFAGEARKLKRALGAVAEGQGFLLQGGDCAESFAEHGADNIRDFFRAFLQMAVVLTFGAAQPVVKVGRIAGQFAKPRSSGSETVNGKTLPSYRGDIINGIEFDEASRIPNPERQEMAYRQSAATLNLLRAFAQGGYANLENVHQWMLGFVADGPEAARYQALADRISETMGFMRAIGINAETHPALRETDFFTSHEALLLGYEEALTRVDSTSGDWYATSGHMIWIGDRTRQDDHAHVEYCRGIRNPLGLKCGPSLEADDLLRLIDTLNPQNEPGRLTLINRFGHEKVESHLPKLIRAVEREGRKVVWSCDPMHGNTITLNGYKTRPFDRILSEVERFFDVHRAEGTHAGGIHVEMTGKDVTECTGGGRPVLAEDLSDRYHTHCDPRLNANQALELAFLVAELLKKEHRAEAPRKVAGF; translated from the coding sequence ATGGCGAAGAACTGGACCCCCAAGAGCTGGCGCGACAAGCCGATCATGCAGGTGCCCGATTATCCCGATCCGGCGGCGCTTGCGGAGACGGAGAAGCGTCTGGCCTCCTTCCCGCCGCTCGTCTTCGCCGGCGAGGCGCGCAAGCTCAAGCGCGCGCTCGGCGCGGTGGCCGAGGGGCAGGGCTTCCTGTTGCAGGGCGGCGACTGCGCGGAGAGCTTCGCCGAGCACGGCGCGGACAATATTCGCGACTTTTTCCGCGCCTTCCTCCAGATGGCGGTGGTGCTGACGTTCGGCGCCGCGCAGCCCGTGGTCAAGGTGGGGCGCATTGCCGGCCAGTTCGCCAAGCCGCGCTCCTCGGGCTCGGAAACGGTGAACGGCAAGACGCTGCCCTCCTACCGGGGCGACATCATCAACGGCATCGAGTTCGATGAGGCCTCGCGCATTCCCAACCCCGAGCGGCAGGAGATGGCCTATCGCCAGTCGGCGGCCACGCTGAACCTCCTGCGCGCCTTCGCGCAGGGCGGCTACGCCAATCTGGAGAACGTGCACCAGTGGATGCTGGGCTTCGTGGCCGACGGGCCGGAGGCCGCGCGCTACCAGGCGCTGGCGGACCGCATTTCGGAGACGATGGGCTTCATGCGCGCCATCGGCATCAATGCCGAGACGCATCCGGCGCTGCGCGAGACGGATTTCTTCACCAGCCACGAGGCGCTTCTCCTCGGCTATGAGGAAGCGCTGACGCGCGTCGATTCCACTTCGGGGGACTGGTATGCGACCTCCGGGCACATGATCTGGATCGGCGACCGCACGCGGCAGGACGACCACGCCCATGTCGAATACTGCCGGGGCATCCGCAATCCGCTGGGCCTGAAATGCGGCCCGAGCCTCGAAGCGGACGATCTCCTGAGGCTCATCGACACGCTGAACCCGCAGAACGAGCCGGGCCGGCTGACGCTGATCAACCGTTTCGGCCACGAGAAGGTGGAATCGCACCTGCCCAAGCTCATCCGCGCGGTGGAGCGGGAAGGGCGCAAGGTCGTATGGTCGTGCGATCCCATGCACGGCAACACCATCACCCTCAACGGCTACAAGACGCGGCCCTTCGACCGGATCCTGTCGGAGGTCGAGCGCTTCTTCGACGTTCACCGGGCCGAGGGCACCCATGCCGGCGGCATTCATGTGGAGATGACGGGCAAGGACGTGACGGAGTGCACGGGCGGTGGGCGGCCGGTTCTGGCGGAAGACCTGTCGGACCGCTACCACACCCATTGCGACCCGCGCCTCAACGCCAACCAGGCGCTGGAACTGGCCTTCCTCGTCGCCGAGCTTCTGAAGAAGGAGCATCGCGCCGAGGCACCCCGCAAGGTTGCCGGCTTCTAG
- a CDS encoding gamma-glutamylcyclotransferase family protein, with the protein MNIHPDHPELVRLASEGRVIAYFGYGSLVNRQTLRTRFLGMRKAHVFGWRRFWMPRGVGEPALLSVKPEERHVTQGVVVYDLADHLPAVDEREAGYLRRVVTPEHVTIDSAPVDNVPLFIYEATPDEETAAETNAFILQSYLDAVLQGFLTLYGEEGVSRFVDETEGFETTVLQDRASPLYPRAVRLEGEEALFDRLVARRGARFAAMTGG; encoded by the coding sequence ATGAACATCCATCCAGACCATCCAGAGCTCGTTCGCCTTGCCAGCGAAGGGCGGGTGATTGCCTACTTCGGTTATGGCTCGCTCGTCAACAGGCAGACCCTGCGCACACGCTTCCTAGGTATGCGCAAGGCGCATGTCTTCGGGTGGCGGCGGTTCTGGATGCCGCGCGGCGTGGGGGAGCCGGCCCTGCTCTCCGTCAAGCCGGAGGAGCGGCATGTGACGCAGGGCGTCGTCGTCTACGACCTTGCCGACCACCTGCCGGCGGTGGACGAGCGGGAGGCCGGCTATCTGCGCCGCGTCGTGACGCCCGAGCATGTCACCATCGATTCCGCGCCTGTGGATAACGTTCCGCTTTTCATCTACGAGGCCACGCCGGACGAGGAAACGGCGGCCGAGACGAACGCCTTCATCCTCCAATCCTATCTCGACGCCGTGCTCCAGGGCTTCCTGACCCTTTACGGGGAGGAAGGCGTGTCTCGCTTCGTGGATGAGACAGAGGGCTTCGAGACCACCGTTCTGCAGGACCGCGCGTCGCCCCTCTATCCGCGAGCGGTGCGGCTGGAGGGAGAGGAAGCGCTGTTCGACCGGCTGGTGGCGCGGCGCGGCGCCCGCTTCGCCGCGATGACGGGTGGCTGA
- the gltX gene encoding glutamate--tRNA ligase: MTPLLRFAPSPTGYLHIGNLRPALFNWLFAARHGGRFVLRFDDTDTERSREEYVRAIVEDLAWIGIHPHETARQSERIALYERAARVLREKGLLYACYETPDELDRRRKRAAARGLPPIYGRDALRLTQGERAELEAAGRRPYWRFLLPNFDSDPFQTRRSEVVWDDMIRGRQTVDLASLSDPVLVREDGSFLYTLPSLVDDGEMGVTHVIRGEDHVTNTGVQISIAEALGYARPIFGHHNLLTTIDGEGLSKRSGALSLRTLREEGAEPMAVASLAVLTGAAGAVEAVPDLAALAERVDFSAISASSARFDPAELWRLNAELVHALPYEAVEGQLRAMGAPESRARAFWDAVRGNCGRVADAALWKAVVFDEPQPAARAPQDEDFLRTAAGYLPDEPWDRATWKLWTDALKEASGRKGKALFLPLRRALTGLEHGPELADLLPLIGRGEVLRRLG, translated from the coding sequence ATGACGCCGCTTCTTCGCTTCGCGCCATCGCCCACGGGCTATCTGCATATCGGCAATCTCAGGCCCGCCTTGTTCAACTGGCTGTTCGCCGCTCGCCACGGTGGCCGATTCGTGCTGCGCTTCGACGACACGGACACAGAGCGCTCGCGCGAGGAATATGTGCGGGCGATCGTGGAGGATCTGGCCTGGATCGGCATCCACCCGCATGAGACCGCGCGGCAGAGCGAACGCATCGCGCTCTACGAGCGCGCGGCGCGCGTCCTGCGCGAAAAGGGGCTGCTCTACGCCTGTTACGAAACGCCGGACGAACTCGACCGGCGCCGCAAGCGCGCCGCTGCGCGGGGACTGCCGCCGATCTACGGGCGCGACGCGCTGCGGCTGACGCAAGGTGAGCGCGCGGAGCTGGAAGCGGCCGGGCGCCGGCCTTACTGGCGCTTCCTCCTGCCCAATTTCGACAGCGACCCCTTTCAGACGCGCCGCTCCGAGGTGGTCTGGGACGACATGATTCGAGGACGCCAGACGGTGGACCTCGCCTCGCTCTCCGATCCTGTTCTGGTGCGCGAGGACGGCAGCTTCCTTTATACGCTGCCCTCGCTGGTCGATGACGGCGAGATGGGCGTCACCCATGTGATCCGGGGCGAGGATCATGTGACGAACACAGGCGTGCAGATCTCCATCGCCGAGGCGCTCGGCTATGCGCGGCCGATCTTCGGGCACCACAATCTCCTGACCACCATAGACGGAGAGGGGCTGTCGAAACGCTCCGGCGCGCTTTCGCTGCGGACCTTGCGGGAGGAGGGCGCCGAGCCGATGGCCGTAGCGTCGCTGGCCGTTCTCACCGGGGCGGCCGGGGCGGTGGAAGCGGTGCCCGATCTTGCCGCGCTGGCCGAGCGGGTGGACTTTTCGGCCATCTCCGCCTCCAGCGCGCGCTTCGACCCCGCCGAGCTTTGGCGGCTCAACGCCGAACTCGTCCACGCGCTGCCCTACGAGGCCGTCGAGGGCCAGTTGCGCGCGATGGGCGCGCCGGAGAGCCGGGCACGCGCTTTCTGGGACGCGGTGCGGGGGAACTGCGGGCGGGTGGCGGATGCCGCGCTGTGGAAGGCCGTGGTGTTCGACGAACCGCAGCCGGCCGCGCGCGCGCCGCAGGACGAGGACTTCCTGCGCACCGCAGCCGGCTACCTGCCGGACGAGCCGTGGGATCGCGCCACCTGGAAGCTGTGGACCGACGCGCTGAAGGAGGCGAGTGGCCGCAAGGGCAAGGCGCTGTTCCTGCCGCTGCGCCGGGCGCTGACAGGGCTCGAACACGGCCCCGAGCTTGCCGATCTCCTGCCGCTGATCGGACGCGGGGAGGTTCTGCGGCGCCTCGGCTAG
- the rpiA gene encoding ribose-5-phosphate isomerase RpiA produces the protein MSEAAEWKRQAAREALSQVESGMTLGIGTGSTAEAFIRLLAEKVSAGLKIVGVPTSERSAALCRELGVPLTTLDETPELDLAVDGADEADGALRLIKGGGGALLREKIVAAAAGRMVVIADEAKLVETLGAFPLPVEVNGFGVTATYLAVEKAASLLGLTGALTLRQEGGRPFITDGGHLIIDASFGRIPDPEALSIALHAVPGVVEHGLFIGLASSLVLAGPGGVRRLER, from the coding sequence ATGAGCGAGGCGGCGGAGTGGAAGAGGCAGGCGGCGAGGGAGGCCCTGTCGCAGGTCGAAAGCGGCATGACGCTCGGTATCGGCACAGGCTCGACCGCCGAGGCCTTCATCCGCCTTCTGGCCGAAAAGGTGAGCGCGGGCCTGAAGATCGTCGGCGTGCCGACCTCCGAGCGCAGCGCGGCGCTGTGCCGGGAGCTGGGCGTTCCCCTGACCACGCTGGACGAGACGCCTGAACTCGATCTGGCCGTGGACGGAGCCGACGAGGCGGATGGCGCCCTGAGGCTGATCAAGGGCGGCGGCGGGGCGCTCCTGCGCGAGAAGATCGTCGCGGCTGCCGCCGGGCGCATGGTCGTGATCGCCGACGAGGCCAAGCTGGTGGAAACGCTCGGCGCCTTCCCGCTGCCGGTGGAGGTCAACGGGTTCGGCGTCACGGCCACCTATCTGGCCGTGGAGAAGGCCGCCTCGCTTCTGGGCCTCACGGGCGCGCTCACCTTGCGGCAGGAGGGCGGCCGGCCCTTCATCACCGATGGCGGGCACCTCATCATCGACGCATCATTTGGCCGTATTCCCGATCCAGAAGCCCTTTCGATCGCGCTGCACGCCGTGCCCGGGGTGGTCGAGCACGGCCTCTTCATCGGGCTGGCCTCCTCCCTCGTCCTCGCCGGGCCCGGCGGCGTGCGCCGGCTCGAAAGGTGA
- a CDS encoding ThuA domain-containing protein, which yields MGIRTVVWNEFLHERENDVVRGLYPGGIHETIAAALRADAGLEVSTATLPEPEHGLPAERLGRTDVLLWWGHKAHGQVDDAVVERVAQRVFEGMGLIVLHSGHFSKIFKRLMGTPCSLRWREAGERERAWVVNPSHPIARGLGPAIEIANSEMYGEPFLVPEPLETVFLSWFEGGEVFRSGLTYQRGAGRIFYFEPGHETYPIYHDPDVQTVLRNAVRWAHNPAPAWVDVSDAPNVPYDKARETLEPKGASLHKAGEAGYR from the coding sequence ATGGGCATCAGGACGGTCGTCTGGAACGAGTTTCTGCACGAGCGGGAGAACGATGTCGTGCGCGGCCTCTATCCGGGCGGCATCCACGAGACCATCGCCGCCGCCCTGCGCGCGGATGCCGGACTGGAGGTCTCGACCGCCACCCTGCCCGAGCCCGAGCATGGCCTGCCCGCCGAACGGCTCGGGCGCACGGACGTGCTTCTCTGGTGGGGCCACAAGGCCCACGGCCAGGTGGATGACGCGGTGGTCGAGCGCGTCGCCCAGCGCGTCTTCGAGGGCATGGGGCTGATCGTCCTGCACTCGGGGCACTTCTCCAAGATCTTCAAGCGCCTGATGGGCACCCCCTGCTCGCTGCGCTGGCGCGAGGCGGGCGAGCGGGAGCGCGCCTGGGTCGTCAACCCCTCCCACCCCATCGCGCGCGGGCTCGGCCCCGCCATCGAGATCGCGAATTCGGAAATGTACGGCGAGCCCTTCCTCGTGCCGGAGCCGCTGGAAACCGTGTTCCTCTCCTGGTTCGAGGGCGGAGAGGTCTTCCGCTCCGGCCTCACCTACCAGCGCGGCGCGGGCCGCATCTTCTATTTCGAGCCCGGCCACGAGACCTACCCGATCTACCACGACCCGGATGTGCAGACGGTGCTGCGCAACGCCGTGCGCTGGGCCCACAACCCCGCACCCGCCTGGGTGGACGTATCGGACGCGCCCAATGTGCCGTACGACAAGGCGCGCGAGACGCTGGAGCCCAAGGGCGCCTCGCTGCACAAGGCGGGCGAGGCCGGCTACCGATGA
- a CDS encoding DedA family protein — protein MDQILGLIDRFGIVIVLIGTFFEGEVFAIVGGFLAYRGAHPIEMMLALAFVGSFFGDLAVFLFSRYFSDSRFVVRWTQRPRFARALSLVDRFQAYFVIVNRYVYGLRMPGLIALGLSSITVPRFLFLNLIGAALWATLFTTIGYVFGYSISTVFARLEMVEEGLLAALLTILVAVAGWFAWSRWGPGAADRRAERERKRQEREEREKV, from the coding sequence TTGGACCAGATTCTCGGGCTCATAGACCGCTTCGGCATCGTGATCGTGCTGATCGGCACATTCTTCGAGGGGGAGGTGTTCGCCATCGTCGGCGGGTTCCTGGCCTATCGCGGGGCGCATCCGATCGAGATGATGCTGGCGCTCGCCTTCGTCGGCTCCTTCTTCGGCGATCTGGCGGTGTTCCTCTTCTCCCGCTACTTCTCCGACTCGCGCTTCGTGGTGCGCTGGACCCAGAGGCCACGCTTTGCCCGCGCGCTCTCGCTGGTGGACCGGTTCCAGGCCTATTTCGTCATCGTCAATCGCTACGTCTACGGGCTGAGGATGCCGGGCCTGATCGCCCTTGGCCTTTCCTCCATCACGGTCCCGCGCTTTCTGTTCCTCAACCTCATCGGCGCCGCCCTGTGGGCAACGCTCTTCACGACCATCGGCTACGTCTTCGGCTATTCCATCTCCACGGTCTTCGCCCGCCTGGAAATGGTGGAGGAAGGCCTCCTGGCCGCGCTCCTGACGATCCTCGTCGCCGTGGCGGGCTGGTTCGCCTGGAGCCGCTGGGGCCCCGGAGCCGCCGACCGACGGGCGGAACGCGAGCGCAAGCGGCAGGAGCGTGAGGAACGCGAGAAGGTCTGA
- a CDS encoding NADP-dependent malic enzyme gives MPETEDSQPRRMNRDLDEQALFYHRYPKPGKLEIKPSKPVGNQRDLALAYSPGVAAPCKAIEADPSLAAEYTGRANLVGVVSNGTAVLGLGDIGPLASKPVMEGKAVLFKKFADIDVFDIEIDAREIDHVVEVVAALEPTFGGINLEDIKSPECFDIEERLRARMGIPVFHDDQHGTAIIVAAAVRNALLLAEKRIEDVRIVTSGLGAAAIACLNLLVSLGARVENITCTDIDGVVYAGREGRMDRWMSVYARETHMRTLSEAIEGADIFLGLSAGGVLKPELLEKMAPRPLIMALANPTPEVMPDLARAVRPDAMICTGRSDFPNQVNNVICFPFIFRGALDCGATSIDETMKIAAVDAIAALAREEVSEVAARAYGTETPVFGPEYLIPSPFDPRLILKIAPAVAKAAEAAGFATRPIEDMEAYNERLSRFVFRSGFVMKPIFQIARNSGKRVILADGEDERVLRAAQVMLEEKLCEPILVGRPSVIETRLKRFGLRIRPETDFEVVNPEDDPRYRDYVDHYFEKVGRLGVNPDTARLIVRTNTTVISAVSVSRGEADALICGLSGRFSRHIRDIQQVIGAASGVSKISAMSLLISGEGTLFLTDTYVQESPSAEDLAEIVRLASIEISRFGIVPKVALVSHSNFGTDTTPDAVKLREALTLVRRSAPEIEIDGEMHGDAALSEEMRRRVMPESTLSGTANLLVFPTIDSANITMNVVKVAMDALHVGPLLLGTNSPAHILTPSATSRGVVNMAAIAVAEAVQQTPR, from the coding sequence ATGCCGGAGACCGAAGACAGCCAGCCGCGTCGAATGAACCGCGACCTCGACGAGCAGGCCCTCTTCTACCACCGGTATCCCAAGCCCGGTAAGCTGGAGATCAAGCCGTCCAAGCCCGTGGGCAACCAGCGGGACCTGGCGCTCGCCTACTCGCCGGGCGTGGCCGCGCCATGCAAGGCCATCGAGGCCGACCCGTCCCTGGCGGCCGAATACACCGGCCGCGCCAATCTCGTGGGCGTCGTCTCCAACGGCACGGCCGTGCTCGGCCTCGGCGACATCGGCCCCTTGGCCTCCAAGCCGGTGATGGAGGGCAAGGCAGTCCTCTTCAAGAAATTCGCCGATATCGACGTGTTCGACATCGAGATCGACGCGCGGGAGATCGACCATGTGGTCGAGGTGGTCGCCGCGCTGGAGCCCACCTTCGGCGGGATCAATCTCGAGGACATCAAGAGCCCCGAGTGCTTCGATATCGAGGAGAGGCTGCGCGCGAGGATGGGCATTCCCGTCTTCCACGATGACCAGCACGGCACCGCCATCATCGTGGCCGCCGCCGTTCGCAACGCCCTTCTCCTGGCGGAGAAGCGGATCGAGGACGTGCGGATCGTGACCTCGGGCCTGGGCGCCGCGGCCATCGCCTGCCTCAACCTCCTCGTCTCGCTCGGCGCCAGGGTGGAGAACATCACCTGCACCGATATCGACGGCGTGGTCTATGCCGGGCGCGAGGGGCGGATGGACCGCTGGATGTCGGTCTATGCGCGCGAGACGCACATGCGCACCCTGTCCGAAGCCATCGAGGGGGCGGACATCTTCCTCGGCCTTTCGGCCGGCGGCGTCCTCAAGCCGGAGCTTCTGGAGAAGATGGCGCCGCGCCCGCTGATCATGGCGCTGGCGAACCCGACGCCCGAGGTGATGCCCGATCTGGCGCGCGCCGTGCGCCCGGACGCGATGATCTGCACCGGCCGCTCGGACTTCCCCAACCAGGTCAACAACGTCATCTGCTTCCCGTTCATCTTCCGCGGCGCGCTCGACTGCGGGGCGACCTCCATTGACGAAACGATGAAGATCGCGGCGGTGGATGCCATCGCGGCCCTTGCCCGCGAGGAAGTGTCGGAGGTGGCCGCGCGCGCCTACGGCACGGAAACGCCCGTCTTCGGCCCCGAATATCTCATTCCCTCGCCGTTCGATCCGCGCCTGATCCTGAAGATCGCCCCCGCCGTGGCGAAGGCCGCCGAGGCCGCGGGCTTCGCCACGCGCCCCATCGAGGACATGGAAGCCTATAACGAGCGGCTGAGCCGCTTCGTCTTCCGCTCCGGCTTCGTCATGAAGCCGATCTTCCAGATCGCGCGCAATTCCGGCAAGCGCGTCATCCTGGCGGACGGAGAGGACGAGCGGGTGCTGCGCGCCGCGCAGGTGATGCTGGAGGAGAAGCTCTGCGAGCCGATCCTCGTCGGCCGCCCGAGCGTCATCGAGACGCGCCTGAAGCGCTTCGGCCTGCGCATCCGGCCGGAAACGGATTTCGAGGTAGTGAACCCGGAGGACGATCCGCGCTACCGCGACTATGTGGATCATTATTTCGAGAAGGTCGGCCGCCTCGGCGTGAACCCGGACACGGCCCGCCTGATCGTGCGCACCAACACCACCGTCATCAGCGCCGTCTCGGTCTCGCGCGGCGAGGCGGATGCGCTGATCTGCGGCCTCTCGGGGCGCTTCTCGCGCCATATCCGCGATATCCAGCAGGTCATCGGCGCGGCGTCCGGCGTTTCGAAGATTTCGGCGATGAGCCTTCTCATCTCCGGCGAGGGCACCCTCTTCCTCACCGACACCTATGTGCAGGAGAGCCCGAGCGCGGAAGACCTCGCCGAAATCGTGCGCCTGGCCTCCATCGAAATCTCGCGCTTCGGCATCGTGCCCAAGGTCGCGCTGGTCTCCCACTCGAACTTCGGCACGGACACCACGCCGGACGCGGTGAAGCTGCGCGAGGCGCTGACGCTGGTGCGCCGCAGCGCGCCCGAGATCGAGATCGACGGCGAGATGCATGGAGACGCGGCGCTTTCCGAGGAGATGCGTCGGCGCGTCATGCCGGAATCGACCCTTTCGGGCACGGCCAATCTTCTCGTCTTCCCCACCATCGATTCGGCCAACATCACCATGAACGTGGTGAAGGTGGCGATGGACGCGCTGCATGTGGGCCCGCTCCTGCTGGGCACCAACTCGCCGGCGCACATCCTCACGCCGTCCGCCACGTCGCGCGGCGTGGTCAACATGGCCGCCATCGCGGTGGCCGAGGCCGTGCAGCAGACCCCTCGCTAA
- a CDS encoding alpha/beta hydrolase family protein, which yields MNRSRNVAIPTKDGLTLVGTFFEGSGNGPAILISSAAAVERRFYRAFAEGLIESGASAVLTYDYRGVGSSKPRCRRALHMKDWGVLDLPAALCALKKLAPGKSVVGIGHSFGGVALGLCGVSDQFERYVMVASLNGYYGRTREPLKVYAQMNLLGVPMAMLLGKLPRAVGLGTELPGTIFRDWAKWCRHPEFFFTDPKVPEVSRFSDVRIPVLALGISDDAWGTPKAVSDLLKRFPNADVEEAWLTPADGNGEPIGHNGFFRRRFSDSLWPKVTQALLGENRALMHRAA from the coding sequence ATGAATCGATCTCGCAACGTCGCAATCCCGACGAAGGATGGGCTGACGCTGGTCGGCACCTTCTTCGAAGGGTCCGGCAACGGCCCGGCGATCCTCATCTCCTCCGCTGCGGCCGTGGAGCGACGTTTTTATCGCGCTTTCGCCGAAGGTCTGATCGAGAGCGGCGCCTCCGCGGTGCTGACCTATGACTATCGCGGCGTGGGCTCGTCCAAGCCCCGCTGCCGCCGCGCGCTGCACATGAAGGATTGGGGCGTCCTCGACCTTCCGGCCGCGCTCTGCGCGCTGAAGAAGCTGGCGCCCGGCAAGTCGGTGGTCGGCATCGGCCACTCCTTCGGCGGCGTGGCGCTCGGCCTGTGCGGCGTCTCGGACCAGTTCGAGCGCTACGTGATGGTCGCATCGCTCAACGGCTATTACGGGCGCACCCGCGAGCCGCTGAAGGTTTACGCGCAGATGAACCTTCTGGGCGTGCCGATGGCGATGCTCCTGGGCAAGCTGCCGCGCGCGGTGGGCCTGGGCACGGAACTGCCGGGCACGATCTTCCGCGACTGGGCCAAGTGGTGCCGGCATCCCGAGTTCTTCTTCACCGACCCGAAGGTGCCGGAGGTCAGCCGCTTCTCGGACGTGCGCATCCCGGTTCTGGCGCTCGGCATCTCGGACGATGCCTGGGGCACCCCGAAGGCCGTCTCCGACCTGTTGAAGCGCTTCCCCAACGCCGATGTCGAGGAAGCCTGGCTGACGCCGGCCGATGGCAATGGCGAGCCCATCGGGCACAACGGCTTCTTCCGCCGCCGCTTCTCCGACTCGCTGTGGCCCAAGGTCACGCAGGCGCTTCTGGGCGAGAATCGGGCACTGATGCATCGCGCGGCCTGA
- the gor gene encoding glutathione-disulfide reductase — translation MSDKRFDYDLFVIGGGSGGVRAARRAAALGKRVAIAEEFRYGGTCVIRGCVPKKLLVYASQFSESFEDAAGYGWSVGPRSFDWATLIANKDNEIDRLERIYRSNLEKAGAELLMSRAVMEGPHHIRLLSTDAVVTAERILIAVGGRPNPFPGLPGAEHCITSNEAFHLKRLPKSIVILGGGYIAVEFANIFLGLGSEVTLVYRGKEILQGFDDDLRHELHQAMVKKGARILCEDTLTEVVQKPDGRFEAHLKSGDRLDADEVMLAVGRMPNTEDLGCEKAGVELGPKGEIVVDDYSQTSVAHIHAIGDVTNRVQLTPVAIHEAMCFVETVYHGRPTKPDFETVATAVFSQPEIGTVGLTESAAARSHGDLDIYRARFKPMRHTLSGRDEAMLMKLVVDATSRKVLGAHVLGPDAGELAQVLGICVKAGLTKEDFDRTMAVHPTAAEELVTLYDPSYRVRDGQRVET, via the coding sequence GTGAGCGACAAGCGCTTCGACTACGACCTCTTCGTCATCGGCGGCGGCTCCGGCGGCGTGCGCGCCGCGCGCCGCGCGGCCGCCCTCGGCAAACGCGTCGCCATCGCGGAGGAGTTCCGCTACGGGGGCACCTGCGTCATTCGCGGCTGCGTGCCCAAGAAGCTGCTCGTCTACGCTTCGCAATTCTCCGAAAGCTTCGAGGACGCGGCCGGATACGGCTGGTCGGTCGGGCCGCGGAGCTTCGACTGGGCGACGCTGATCGCCAACAAGGACAACGAGATCGACCGGCTGGAGCGCATCTACCGCTCGAACCTGGAAAAGGCGGGCGCCGAGCTTCTGATGTCGCGCGCGGTGATGGAGGGGCCGCACCACATCCGCCTTCTCTCGACAGACGCGGTGGTCACGGCCGAGCGCATCCTCATCGCGGTCGGCGGGCGGCCGAACCCGTTTCCCGGCCTTCCGGGCGCAGAGCACTGCATCACCTCCAACGAGGCCTTTCACCTGAAGCGGCTGCCGAAATCCATCGTCATTCTCGGCGGGGGCTACATCGCGGTGGAGTTCGCCAACATTTTCCTGGGGCTCGGCTCGGAGGTGACGCTCGTCTATCGCGGCAAGGAGATTCTCCAGGGCTTCGATGACGACCTGCGCCACGAGCTGCACCAGGCCATGGTGAAAAAGGGCGCGCGCATCCTCTGCGAGGATACGCTGACCGAGGTGGTGCAGAAGCCGGACGGGCGGTTCGAGGCGCATCTGAAGAGTGGAGACAGGCTCGATGCCGACGAGGTGATGCTCGCCGTCGGCCGGATGCCCAACACCGAGGATCTGGGCTGCGAGAAGGCGGGCGTGGAATTGGGGCCGAAGGGCGAGATCGTCGTGGACGACTATTCGCAGACCAGCGTTGCTCATATCCACGCTATCGGCGACGTGACCAACCGCGTGCAGCTCACCCCCGTCGCCATCCATGAGGCGATGTGCTTCGTGGAGACGGTGTATCACGGCCGCCCGACCAAGCCGGATTTCGAGACGGTGGCGACAGCCGTCTTCTCCCAGCCGGAAATCGGAACGGTCGGGCTCACCGAATCGGCCGCCGCCAGGTCACACGGCGATCTCGACATCTACCGCGCCCGCTTCAAGCCGATGCGCCACACGCTGTCCGGCCGCGACGAGGCGATGCTGATGAAGCTCGTGGTGGACGCGACCAGCCGCAAGGTGCTGGGCGCCCATGTGCTGGGGCCGGATGCGGGAGAACTGGCGCAGGTGCTGGGCATCTGCGTGAAAGCGGGGCTGACCAAGGAAGATTTCGACCGCACCATGGCAGTGCACCCGACCGCCGCCGAGGAACTCGTGACGCTTTACGATCCCAGCTATCGCGTTCGGGACGGGCAGCGGGTCGAGACATAG
- a CDS encoding DUF2059 domain-containing protein: protein MALTTHLRRGFLAVVALGALSAAPAMAQEPSASHLSAAREAVAAIDTTNQFDEILPNAATQIKAELIVNNPNLQSQISDMVDDNAIALAPRRADLENEIARIYARMFTEQELREIAQFYASPAGRKLITQGPGATRETMAAAEIWANGIVRDLRNTSETAMRELAPAAQ, encoded by the coding sequence ATGGCTCTCACGACACATCTGCGTCGCGGGTTTCTTGCCGTTGTGGCCCTCGGCGCCCTTTCGGCGGCCCCGGCCATGGCGCAGGAGCCGAGCGCCTCTCACCTGAGCGCCGCGCGCGAGGCGGTGGCGGCGATCGATACGACCAACCAGTTCGACGAGATCCTTCCCAACGCGGCCACGCAGATCAAGGCGGAGCTGATCGTCAACAACCCGAACCTGCAGTCGCAGATCTCGGACATGGTGGACGACAACGCCATCGCGCTGGCGCCGCGCCGCGCCGACTTGGAAAACGAGATCGCGCGCATCTATGCGCGCATGTTCACCGAGCAGGAGCTGCGCGAGATCGCCCAGTTCTACGCCTCGCCGGCAGGCCGCAAGCTGATCACCCAGGGGCCGGGCGCCACGCGCGAGACGATGGCAGCCGCCGAAATCTGGGCCAACGGCATCGTGCGCGACCTTCGCAATACATCGGAGACCGCAATGCGCGAGCTGGCCCCCGCCGCGCAGTGA